TTCTTAGAAAATAAGAAAGGGACTATAATAATTATATCTCAAATCATCATCTACATGGCCTCTTTGACAAATGGAAGTGATCCTAGCTTTGTTCAGAAATCAACACATAGGGATGAATAGCAGACATGAATTTTAATGGGCTTCCCAAGAATAATCTTTCTGGaaaattttagtttcaaataCTAATTTTCTTATGATCTTAAACTCACATACCAAACAAGGTCTCAGACTTTCTCTCTTCAAATTTAAGTGATGTTTGCTGTCATACAGTGGAGATATCGAAGGCAATTCATCCTACATGAGCAATGATTGGACTGACAAAAGCCTTATAATTGCAACCACTGGAATTTTGTTGCTTGAATGGATGCATTAAAAACCTAATGCAACAACTTCCAGTGGTTATTATGACATGGTGAAGTGGACAAAGGTGTTGCAAAAAGTTCAATGATTCTTGAAGGAAATGTCGTATATTTGAGGACCATGACCAGCTGAGTAGTAGGAATTAGACAGACACACATTAGAACAGCCATCTATAGGGTAAAGACAATTAGAGGGCCTTGGATATGAAATCAAGGATGATACAAGAATGATAGCAGCCATTTGTGCTAACAGAGAATAGAACAAATACAAGATGATCATTCTCAGAAGCACGGTGGTTCCACAAATCAAGCATCTCTAAATTGATAAAATATATCTGTTTATGTTATGAGCTGCCTAGAAATCGTAGAAACAAATTTGTTGATCTGCCTAGAAATTGTAGAAACATTGCAAGAACTTTTATTGTTTCCAGAAGAAAATATTCCAAAAGTAGATGGCAGATAAGAGGCATAAACATGTGTTTGCTTGATTAGTGATCCATGTGTTGGGAAACCTCTGAATTGGGCACCaaaggttattaattccattctACCCTGGAATTTCTAGCAGAAAATTGATTATCCATTTCTATGCAAAGTAACTTCTAATGAGCCTAACCAATAAAGCTTAAACAGATACACAGGTAACACAAGCAAGTGTAGATATGTATGCAAAGATGAGGGTCCAAAAGCAATACAAGGGTTAGAATAACTATGCAAAAATGTGACTAAACCAAATAGCTGCTGAAAGATGGTTATGGATGAGATAACTAGCAATGCGTCTGTCATTTATTGTATTTATTATGTAAAATGATGTTTCCTTCTGAATCATATTCTATATCCCAATTAAGATGAACTGTCCTCTaacaataataattataattcttgTACAGGAGCAATTAGCACAAAGAAATCCAACAGGCAATTTTTAGTTAGTTTACACTAAAAACTTGCACTTTTTGACCAACGAACCAACGTATCATAATCCTCGAAGTTGCGGTTGTCCCAACTTTTTGGGGTCGCTAAATGAAAGAAAACACTCAATATGTCAATCCACTAGAATTTTTACTCGAAGTTGTAGTTGCAGAAGAAGAACACCAAGTGCGATCAAATTCCTAAAgataacataataaaaaaaatactgaaaAAGGAATCCAATCAAGCTCCTTTCCTTACATTTAGGCTCGCCGAAGAGAGATAAGCAGTTGTCAACTCCCCAAGGAAGAAGTCCTTATCTCCAGCCACCGTCTTCGCACAGGCAAGCGACACCATCTCTGCCACTGAAGCGACCGCCCCTCCGTGCAATGTCTTGTATTTATTCTACAAGGGCAACGGAAGAAACTAAATTTACTTATGCAGGAAGCAAAAGAAGGGGGGAAAAAGGACAGAGAAGGGGAGGTTCCAACTGCGACAGCAGAATCGACGGTGAGGGAGCAGATGACGCGGCCACGCTCAACACGGTCGACCTTCAGGATGCTTCGATGGAGATCGGAGTAGAAGCCCTTCTTTTGGGCAAAACCGGGAATCTCGTGCGAATTCTGCGGGAATAATCGCAATTTGGCATCCATTGGATCCAGCTTCTGGCGGTTCTCAGGCGGCGTCGGCATCTCAACAAGGTGACGCAGCGATGAGAGCCGAGGGGAAGGGATGGAGCGGAGATGAATTTGCTGCTTTCGTTTCGCCCTATCAAATCCGATTGACTCGCTCAATCAATCATTTGGCTCACCAAATCTTCCTAATCCGTTCCGCACGTTCACTCTAGCTCAGTTTACGAGTCTGTTCGGCTAGTCCATTCCACACGGCCTGCACTCAGACCGGTTTGTCCTGCCCATCAAATTAATTTGGCGCACTAAAATCAGATAAGGAAGCAATCATTCACAATTCCATCATATCAAGTGGTAAAAGACGAATACATTTATCCCAACGCCCTTGTCAATTCATATCAGGATCAATACGAAGGAGATAAATCACTGACAGCTAttaacctttggaataatgactaacacataagagagACATTTATCTCAACTttaccaagattcgaactctaattCCATTATATCAAGCATCATGGTCCCCGAGGTCATGGTGCGAGTCATAATGTCGTGATAAGATATTCAAATTATCATTTAAACATATGTGATTCGAATTCTAATTACgatatatttgtaaaaaatttttcttcaaatggAAGACGTAACCAAAGGATGCTAGATTTCTAGGTTGATAGTCACGtgcgcttcctgatttaccctgATGACCGATGGAAAACTTCTGTGAGACCAGATCGATCAACTCTAGAGATAGTCAATGAAACTAATTGGAATTATAATTATATCAAACATCATGTGTTGCCCTGAGATGGATTGATAGAAATGCTCGAGCGAgcatattcatcttttaccattaTATCAAACATCACCTAATCCCGAGGCTATGGTTCTATGATACAACATCACGCGCTTCTTCAATTATgacatatttataaaaaaaattcctccAGATAAGGAACACAAATAGAcgaaaatttttataggatcaGATCGATCGCCTCCAAAGATAATTAACGAGACTAATTTTATCAAGCATCACCTTCACGTTGATAAATAAAGAAGGAAAGAAAAAACTGATTCGTGCAGACAACAAGACGATATCGACAATCTTCTCTCTCTGCTTCTCTTCTTTACAGACCCCCATGTATCAGAAAACATCACCATACGATTTGtttctatatatattttattttgtacaGGGATTTCTTTCTAACATAGAACCACTAGGATACAGTATGACTGGCACCATCTTTTGACAAAGAGCTGCTGCTGCTCAATGGCCGGCGTTGATACCGAAAATACGAACTTTGTGCATGTTAGGCAATTTGGCGACGACCAGTACGGTCACGGCAACGGTGTTGAGGAAAAGCATTGGATGCCGGTAATCAGTTGTGTGTGAAGCTATTAAGTACCTGGAAATTGCCAACCAGTCACAAATTAATTAGCAGATAAAGGCGCATGACAAATTGGCTAATTGAAAAATGTTGGCCCATCCGATGCAAAAATTGTCCCAAATTATAGTTGCTAAACCAATCAAAATCCATGCATTAATTGC
This region of Zingiber officinale cultivar Zhangliang chromosome 9A, Zo_v1.1, whole genome shotgun sequence genomic DNA includes:
- the LOC122019725 gene encoding acyl-coenzyme A thioesterase 13 encodes the protein MPTPPENRQKLDPMDAKLRLFPQNSHEIPGFAQKKGFYSDLHRSILKVDRVERGRVICSLTVDSAVANKYKTLHGGAVASVAEMVSLACAKTVAGDKDFFLGELTTAYLSSASLNEVITVDAFILRQGRSVVVTSVNFSTKTTGKLLYTSRSTFYIMPVASL